DNA from Cupriavidus necator N-1:
CGGTTCAGGCGGGCCTCAAACGCAGCCTTGCCGTCGGCGTTGGCGGTTTCGCCATAGACCCTGGGGCTCGGCATTTCGGTGAACGGGCTCCAGTAGCCGCGCTCGGCAATGGCTTGGGTGGCTTGTTCCAGCAGCGCCTGGTGGCGTTCAAAAAACAGATGGGACACGGCTTGCTCCGGGGGCAGAATGATTTGTGTATGGGTCGGGACGGCAGCAGGAAACGCCTCAGGTTTCCTGGTCGAAGTCGATCACCAGCTTGTCGCTGACGGCGTAGCTCTGGCAGCTGAGGATGAAGCCGCGCGCGACTTCGTAGTCCTCCAGCGCAAAGTTGACGTCCATGTCGACCTCGCCTTCGATGCGCTTGCAGCGGCAGGTCGAGCAGACCCCGCCCTTGCATGAGTAAGGCAGCTCGATGCCTTGCGCCAGCGCGGCATCCAGCACCGTCTCCTTGTTCTTCTCCAGCGTGAAGGAACGCGTGCGGCCGTCCTGGATCACCGTCACCTCGCACTGCTGCTGACCCACCTGCTTGTGCGCATGCGCGGCCGGGCGTGCCGAGGGGATGCTGGTGGCAAACAGCTCGCGCTTGATGCGGGCCTTGTCCACGCCGTTGTCGAGCAGCGCCTGCGACACCTCCTCCATCATCGAATGCGGGCCGCAGATAAAGGCGATGTCGATGTCCTGCGGCTTGACCCAGTGCTTGAGCAAGGCATTGACCTTCTCGCCGTCGATGCGGCCGTTGAAGAGGTCGATATCCAGCTGCTCGCGGCTGAGCACGAACACCAGGTTGAAGCGCTGCAGGTAGGTGTCCTTCAGGTCTTCCAGCTCTTCCTTGAACAACACGGAAGACGAGGCGCGGTTGCCGTAGAACAGCGTGAAGCGGCTTTCCGGCTCGGCCTGTAGCGTGGTCTTGATGATCGACAGCATCGGCGTGATGCCGCTGCCGGCGGCAAATGCCACGTAGTGCCTCGCTTGCGCGGCAGACAGCGGCACGTGGAAGTGGCCGGATGGCGGCATCACCTCC
Protein-coding regions in this window:
- the paaE gene encoding 1,2-phenylacetyl-CoA epoxidase subunit PaaE; this translates as MSKFHELTVASVTRETRDAVAVTFAVPDELADTYRYIQGQHLTLRTGIGGEDVRRSYSICSAVQDAQLRVAIKRVDGGLFSNWANEQLQPGMKLEVMPPSGHFHVPLSAAQARHYVAFAAGSGITPMLSIIKTTLQAEPESRFTLFYGNRASSSVLFKEELEDLKDTYLQRFNLVFVLSREQLDIDLFNGRIDGEKVNALLKHWVKPQDIDIAFICGPHSMMEEVSQALLDNGVDKARIKRELFATSIPSARPAAHAHKQVGQQQCEVTVIQDGRTRSFTLEKNKETVLDAALAQGIELPYSCKGGVCSTCRCKRIEGEVDMDVNFALEDYEVARGFILSCQSYAVSDKLVIDFDQET